From the genome of Argentina anserina chromosome 4, drPotAnse1.1, whole genome shotgun sequence, one region includes:
- the LOC126790528 gene encoding glycine-rich cell wall structural protein-like encodes MRVNISAGCVVLALLCVLLVSDLVLRDEDPKVSDDKHLFYKRPRPHFVKGGRFGGGIGGGGGLGHGIYRKGFKHRRFPRGGLGGGIGGGGGFGGGAGGGLGGGGGLGGGGGLGGGGGGGLGGGGGLGGGAGGGLGGGAGGGIGGGGGLGHGGGLGGGGGLGHGGGLGGGGGLGHGGGAGAGGGFGAGGGTGGGGGLGGGGGLGGGGGAGGGAGGGFGGGAGGGAGGGVGGGAGGGGGFGGGGGVGGGAGAGGGFGAGGGVGGGGGLGGGGGGGFGGGGGGGFGGGGGAGFGGGAGGGN; translated from the coding sequence ATGAGGGTCAATATTTCAGCTGGCTGTGTTGTGTTGGCTCTCCTGTGTGTGCTTCTTGTGAGCGATCTGGTTCTGCGTGATGAAGATCCGAAGGTTAGTGACGATAAGCACTTGTTTTACAAGCGCCCACGCCCGCATTTTGTTAAGGGAGGACGCTTCGGTGGAGGCATTGGCGGGGGAGGTGGCCTAGGACATGGGATTTATAGAAAGGGGTTTAAGCATAGAAGATTTCCTCGAGGCGGGCTTGGCGGCGGTATAGGAGGCGGAGGTGGCTTTGGCGGTGGTGCAGGAGGTGGCttaggaggtggtggtggccTTGGAGGCGGGGGTGGTCTAGGTGGAGGCGGTGGAGGTGGGTTAGGAGGTGGTGGAGGTCTAGGTGGTGGTGCAGGCGGTGGTTTAGGCGGAGGTGCTGGAGGAGGTATAGGTGGAGGAGGTGGACTTGGACATGGTGGCGGTTTAGGTGGTGGAGGTGGACTTGGCCACGGTGGGGGTCTAGGTGGTGGAGGTGGACTTGGCCACGGTGGGGGTGCTGGAGCTGGTGGTGGGTTTGGTGCAGGTGGGGGAACTGGAGGAGGTGGTGGGctcggtggtggtggtggacttggaggtggaggtggagcCGGCGGTGGCGCTGGTGGAGGCTTTGGAGGTGGCGCAGGTGGCGGTGCTGGAGGAGGTGTTGGAGGTGGTGCTGGTGGAGGGGGAGGGTTTGGGGGCGGTGGAGGAGTTGGTGGTGGAGCAGGTGCGGGAGGAGGATTTGGAGCTGGTGGCGGAGTAGGCGGGGGAGGAGGTCTCGGTGGCGGTGGAGGCGGTGGGTTCGGTGGAGGTGGCGGAGGTggttttggtggtggtggaggagcTGGCTTCGGCGGTGGAGCTGGTGGCGGCAACTAG